Proteins found in one Chloroflexota bacterium genomic segment:
- a CDS encoding Flp family type IVb pilin, whose product MFYLNREKGQGLVEYALILVLVAVVVIAVLLLLGPAIGNVFSTVISNL is encoded by the coding sequence ATGTTCTATCTGAACCGCGAGAAGGGGCAGGGATTGGTTGAGTATGCATTGATCCTCGTGCTGGTGGCCGTCGTCGTCATCGCTGTGCTGTTGCTGCTTGGCCCAGCGATCGGCAACGTGTTCAGCACCGTCATCTCCAACCTGTAG
- a CDS encoding pilus assembly protein, translated as MLMRQTPSELWRRGRRGQAAVEFSMVIMILVLIIIGTIDFSRLFFTWASMANAAREGARYGTVWPKRWTDADYPPPNNIEFRTRAMLSTLGADNVQVEIHCYDQWGGWHEHERYLCVTGNQIQVIVRAQFRSWTRIIPPINLVAKARMVID; from the coding sequence ATGCTGATGCGACAGACACCCAGCGAACTGTGGCGAAGGGGCCGGCGCGGACAGGCTGCCGTGGAGTTCTCCATGGTGATCATGATCCTTGTGCTGATCATCATCGGCACCATAGACTTCTCGCGGCTGTTCTTCACCTGGGCCAGCATGGCCAACGCGGCCCGCGAAGGCGCGCGCTACGGCACCGTCTGGCCCAAACGCTGGACCGACGCCGACTACCCGCCGCCCAACAACATTGAGTTCCGCACCCGCGCCATGCTGTCCACCCTGGGTGCCGACAACGTCCAGGTGGAAATCCACTGCTATGACCAGTGGGGCGGCTGGCATGAGCACGAGCGTTACCTCTGCGTAACCGGCAACCAGATTCAGGTCATCGTGCGGGCGCAGTTCCGCAGTTGGACTCGCATCATCCCGCCCATCAACCTGGTCGCCAAGGCACGGATGGTCATAGACTGA
- a CDS encoding pilus assembly protein, with the protein MMGKRLFLKPRRRGQSLVELALIMPIILIIMASVFDIGRVLDASIVLTNAARVGARFGANHPTWYDSIRARVVDFANDSGMNFTGVQLTGSNVAVSSGVAPGTPIVVTITYDLPLTFGRAIGVNSIRIVRRAEMMILVNP; encoded by the coding sequence ATGATGGGAAAACGGCTGTTCCTCAAACCGCGGCGGCGCGGACAGAGCCTGGTGGAACTGGCTCTGATCATGCCCATCATCCTGATCATCATGGCATCGGTTTTTGACATCGGGCGCGTCTTGGATGCGTCCATCGTCCTGACCAACGCGGCGCGCGTGGGGGCCAGGTTCGGCGCCAACCACCCCACCTGGTACGACTCCATCCGCGCCCGCGTGGTGGATTTCGCCAACGACTCTGGGATGAACTTCACGGGGGTGCAACTAACGGGGTCCAACGTGGCCGTGTCGTCCGGCGTCGCGCCCGGCACCCCCATCGTCGTTACCATCACCTACGACCTTCCGCTCACCTTCGGCCGCGCCATCGGTGTGAACTCCATCCGAATCGTGCGCAGGGCCGAGATGATGATTCTGGTGAATCCGTGA
- a CDS encoding DNRLRE domain-containing protein: MHGKYWKALGVVMALSMILALAAPMALASGPETAASASLAKIAPTLRPVAKAGGETLVDVNVFVAAGTDVSGYMEKATVRTILGLTSVVGKVKAKNLLKLASVQGVTAVLDPMPYAPPQPVDPDLATKQAQAAEKIRERVAAVKAAGYPGAWQPKPNEVGATGWWDVAEGHKSATAWAKGFTGQGVKVAVIDSGIDFAHPDLQGTWAVNNDPESPYYGWPLAFDEYSMLYYAYYYGAYGGLGLRYFGTWYADTSFTITEDNPTWSRTGYTYVTPGTSKSGVYHIGWYPDTALQNWWYGEKVAVLVADEHEAGVYDTVYVDLDDNYDFSDEKPVTKDDPIAWKDNWDSAADAPGSDGYADISGGMVYWISDGENHPPGFDWLWAPYVDEFAPPGPGKVVAFMLNDPRLAGGDHGVLCASAVVGQGVVDGNAPPYKPEGAGGMVQGGGKNAKLIAVGNFYRGGYATDNYYFVALGPDGVPGTGDEADIVSMSYGGSATDNDGWDFESRFQAYLNKAAAPKLSWLASTGNGAMGYGTAAPPSAFTGMGIGASTQYGSGTDFDVIESTDQILYGDVQSWSNRGPGATGGTGVSVAANGAWGAGDLALNEWGDGWTAWEIWGGTSRSCPIAAGNLALVYDAYYQANGEFPTYEVARELFMSGATDAHHDPFVQGAGVVNADRATDVAGGLYGLRVSPAFWQAGDYRGEEIEGFANIVHPGTSTSKTFTLYNHGTTDITAAITDAYLQKVGTVTTQFNVDQREESAPNFQRLADYLYDATPLVAPGGPYHDADLMVVKAWFPLQDFTTSDVFTGPLAYDQRFRVLAYDWTDLNGDGVLWTDLNGNGIVNAGEDQVGEYNRYNYGYDTGPSFGITVGKPGERYHDGLFVGVQRRTQAKVNLQTLVQVEITFFKRMDWPWLTIDTGMAAGELLVPAGGSATFTATLDVPADAPLGAYEGVVLVSDPGDGTHNGHVSAIPVTAMVAANGTAFRFGGVSQPTPYDNGVVNGFQDWSWRAESGDWRFFFTDVPDQTFADGTFFVAKTNWGSFPTDIDTLIYGPEEDDFSAMAPDIFGPYTLGFKGGSPNKNIGAGQWLFDTATGTTEEWVTAPLSSGLHLIMLHNVLFSGQTINEPFRGQVGTATLNPAMVIIDGRQATGAIPVTLTSDVAIDALAATAYGLGGVQHYVVPAVQDDPDDPSTATYQYPVTINNGGLLEASTHAAASDVDLFLLYDANEDGVFDFAHEVIGSSTTATGNEYVMVKFPADGNYLVAVHGWGVTEGDPVEITINAVQGNDLAVENVVRNPDGSFTFDVAWDKAFTPGMSYWGLVMIGPARAPGIFQLPVFAASPPEHTETLGTSADTYIDGWNADKNFGSDTRLKIRQGGIRAPLLKFDVSGIPADAKIVSATLKMSYLGYDSGHHNLTAELYALKRDWDEAAATWLYATAADMWGMPGAGDTASDREAAPVATALLTPVAVPSAATWVQFDVTDLVQAWVSGDMANAGVILKGVGNVSTEYVFRSANPAIPAHAQYAPVLEVVYTVDSEMPVP, translated from the coding sequence ATGCACGGTAAGTATTGGAAAGCCCTCGGTGTGGTCATGGCGCTGAGCATGATCCTGGCGCTGGCCGCTCCGATGGCCCTGGCGAGCGGCCCCGAGACCGCGGCGTCAGCCTCGCTGGCGAAGATTGCCCCGACGCTGCGTCCGGTGGCGAAGGCGGGCGGCGAGACGCTCGTGGATGTCAACGTCTTCGTGGCCGCAGGCACCGACGTCAGCGGCTACATGGAGAAGGCGACCGTCCGCACGATCCTGGGCCTCACGTCCGTTGTGGGCAAGGTGAAGGCCAAGAACCTGCTCAAACTGGCCTCGGTCCAGGGTGTGACGGCGGTGCTGGACCCGATGCCGTATGCGCCTCCGCAGCCGGTGGACCCCGACCTGGCGACGAAGCAGGCGCAGGCCGCCGAGAAGATCCGCGAGCGGGTCGCGGCGGTGAAGGCGGCGGGGTATCCGGGCGCCTGGCAGCCGAAGCCCAATGAGGTCGGCGCGACGGGCTGGTGGGACGTGGCCGAGGGCCACAAGTCTGCAACGGCCTGGGCCAAAGGCTTCACCGGCCAGGGCGTGAAGGTCGCCGTGATTGACTCCGGCATAGACTTCGCGCACCCTGACCTGCAGGGCACCTGGGCCGTGAACAACGACCCCGAGTCCCCGTACTACGGCTGGCCCCTCGCCTTTGACGAGTACTCCATGCTGTACTACGCCTACTACTACGGCGCGTATGGCGGGTTGGGCCTCCGCTACTTCGGCACCTGGTATGCCGACACCTCCTTCACCATCACCGAAGATAACCCCACCTGGTCGCGCACCGGCTACACCTACGTAACCCCCGGCACCAGCAAGAGCGGCGTCTATCACATCGGCTGGTACCCGGACACCGCGCTCCAGAACTGGTGGTATGGCGAGAAGGTGGCAGTCCTCGTGGCCGACGAGCATGAGGCCGGCGTCTACGATACGGTCTACGTGGACCTGGACGACAACTACGACTTCTCGGATGAGAAGCCGGTTACCAAGGACGACCCCATCGCCTGGAAGGACAACTGGGATTCGGCGGCCGATGCCCCGGGCAGCGATGGCTACGCGGACATCTCTGGCGGCATGGTCTACTGGATCTCGGACGGCGAGAATCATCCCCCGGGGTTTGACTGGCTGTGGGCTCCCTACGTGGACGAGTTCGCGCCTCCGGGGCCTGGCAAGGTCGTGGCCTTCATGCTGAACGACCCGCGGCTGGCGGGCGGCGACCACGGCGTCCTGTGCGCATCGGCTGTGGTGGGCCAGGGCGTCGTTGACGGCAACGCGCCCCCGTACAAGCCCGAAGGCGCTGGCGGCATGGTCCAGGGCGGCGGCAAGAACGCCAAACTCATCGCCGTGGGCAACTTCTACCGCGGCGGCTACGCCACGGACAACTACTACTTCGTCGCGCTTGGCCCCGACGGCGTCCCGGGCACGGGCGACGAGGCCGACATCGTCAGCATGTCCTACGGCGGGTCGGCCACCGACAACGACGGCTGGGACTTTGAGTCGCGGTTCCAAGCGTACCTGAACAAGGCGGCCGCGCCCAAACTGTCGTGGCTGGCCTCCACCGGCAACGGCGCTATGGGCTACGGCACCGCCGCTCCGCCATCGGCCTTCACGGGCATGGGCATCGGCGCCTCCACTCAGTACGGATCTGGCACGGACTTTGATGTGATTGAGTCCACCGATCAGATTCTGTACGGCGACGTTCAGTCCTGGTCCAACCGCGGGCCTGGCGCGACGGGCGGCACGGGCGTGTCCGTAGCGGCCAACGGCGCGTGGGGCGCAGGCGACCTGGCGCTGAACGAGTGGGGCGATGGCTGGACCGCCTGGGAAATCTGGGGCGGCACAAGCCGTTCGTGCCCCATCGCGGCGGGCAACCTGGCCCTGGTCTATGACGCCTACTATCAAGCCAACGGCGAGTTCCCGACCTACGAGGTGGCCCGCGAACTGTTCATGTCGGGCGCGACGGATGCCCATCATGATCCATTCGTGCAGGGCGCGGGCGTGGTGAACGCCGACCGCGCCACCGACGTGGCGGGCGGCCTGTACGGCCTGCGCGTCTCGCCGGCGTTCTGGCAGGCGGGCGACTACCGCGGCGAGGAGATTGAAGGCTTCGCCAACATCGTGCACCCCGGCACCTCCACAAGCAAGACCTTCACTCTCTACAACCACGGTACGACGGACATCACCGCGGCCATTACGGATGCCTACTTGCAGAAGGTCGGCACCGTAACGACGCAGTTCAACGTGGATCAGCGCGAGGAGAGCGCGCCCAACTTCCAGCGCCTGGCCGACTACCTGTACGACGCGACGCCTCTGGTGGCTCCGGGCGGGCCGTACCACGACGCCGACCTGATGGTCGTCAAGGCGTGGTTCCCGCTGCAGGACTTCACCACGAGCGACGTGTTCACCGGCCCGTTGGCCTACGACCAGCGCTTCCGCGTGCTGGCGTATGACTGGACCGACCTAAACGGCGATGGCGTCCTGTGGACCGACCTCAACGGCAACGGCATCGTGAATGCCGGCGAGGACCAGGTCGGCGAGTACAACCGCTACAACTACGGGTACGACACCGGCCCGTCCTTCGGCATCACCGTTGGCAAGCCGGGCGAGCGGTACCACGATGGGCTGTTCGTCGGCGTCCAGCGCCGCACCCAGGCGAAGGTGAACCTCCAGACGCTGGTGCAGGTGGAAATCACCTTCTTCAAGCGGATGGATTGGCCGTGGCTGACCATTGACACGGGCATGGCAGCGGGCGAACTGCTGGTTCCGGCGGGCGGCTCCGCGACCTTCACGGCGACCCTGGACGTTCCTGCGGACGCTCCGCTGGGCGCCTATGAGGGCGTGGTGCTGGTGTCCGACCCGGGCGACGGCACCCACAACGGCCACGTGTCGGCCATCCCGGTAACGGCGATGGTGGCGGCGAACGGCACCGCCTTCCGGTTCGGCGGCGTGAGCCAGCCGACCCCGTATGACAACGGCGTGGTCAATGGCTTCCAGGATTGGTCCTGGCGGGCCGAGTCCGGCGACTGGCGGTTCTTCTTCACCGACGTGCCGGATCAGACGTTCGCGGACGGAACCTTCTTCGTGGCGAAGACCAACTGGGGCTCCTTCCCGACGGACATTGACACGCTGATCTACGGGCCTGAAGAGGACGACTTCTCCGCCATGGCTCCGGACATCTTCGGGCCGTACACGCTGGGCTTCAAGGGCGGCAGCCCGAACAAGAACATCGGCGCCGGCCAGTGGCTGTTTGACACGGCCACGGGCACGACCGAAGAGTGGGTTACCGCACCGCTGTCCTCGGGCCTGCACCTGATCATGCTCCACAACGTGCTGTTCTCGGGCCAGACGATCAACGAGCCCTTCAGGGGGCAGGTGGGCACCGCGACACTGAACCCCGCCATGGTGATCATTGACGGTCGCCAGGCGACAGGCGCGATCCCCGTTACCCTGACCTCGGATGTGGCCATTGACGCGCTGGCTGCCACCGCCTACGGCTTGGGCGGCGTGCAGCACTACGTGGTGCCGGCAGTGCAGGACGACCCGGATGATCCGTCCACGGCCACGTACCAGTACCCGGTAACCATCAACAACGGTGGGTTGCTGGAGGCCAGCACGCACGCGGCGGCCAGCGACGTGGACCTGTTCCTGCTCTACGACGCGAACGAGGACGGCGTGTTTGACTTCGCTCACGAAGTCATCGGCTCGTCCACCACGGCGACCGGCAACGAGTACGTGATGGTCAAGTTCCCGGCCGACGGCAACTACCTGGTGGCGGTCCACGGCTGGGGCGTTACGGAAGGCGATCCGGTGGAGATCACGATCAACGCCGTGCAGGGCAACGACCTGGCGGTGGAGAACGTGGTCCGCAACCCGGACGGCTCGTTCACCTTTGACGTGGCCTGGGACAAAGCCTTCACGCCCGGCATGTCCTACTGGGGTCTCGTGATGATCGGTCCGGCGCGCGCCCCCGGCATCTTCCAGTTGCCGGTGTTCGCCGCTTCGCCGCCCGAGCACACCGAGACGCTCGGCACGTCCGCGGATACCTACATTGACGGCTGGAACGCCGACAAGAACTTCGGTTCGGACACCCGGTTGAAGATCCGCCAGGGTGGCATCCGGGCGCCGCTGCTGAAGTTTGACGTGTCGGGCATTCCGGCGGACGCGAAGATCGTGTCGGCGACGCTGAAGATGTCCTACCTGGGCTACGACTCCGGCCACCACAATCTGACGGCTGAGCTGTACGCGCTCAAGCGGGATTGGGACGAAGCCGCAGCCACCTGGTTGTACGCAACGGCCGCCGACATGTGGGGCATGCCAGGCGCTGGCGACACGGCGAGCGACCGCGAGGCCGCGCCCGTGGCTACCGCTCTGCTGACGCCTGTAGCCGTACCCAGCGCTGCCACCTGGGTCCAGTTTGATGTTACCGACCTGGTCCAGGCGTGGGTCAGCGGCGACATGGCGAACGCCGGCGTGATCCTCAAGGGCGTGGGCAACGTCTCCACCGAGTACGTGTTCCGCTCCGCCAACCCGGCCATTCCTGCTCATGCGCAGTATGCGCCGGTGCTGGAAGTCGTGTACACGGTGGACTCGGAGATGCCTGTCCCGTGA